From a single Carassius auratus strain Wakin chromosome 38, ASM336829v1, whole genome shotgun sequence genomic region:
- the LOC113056638 gene encoding golgin subfamily A member 4-like isoform X3, translated as MFKKLKQKVIEEQSPQRSSAQVSSGERRAHLHQDAPNPASPNDREGIKAASSSPRGSVNGDGIASPQKEESQSLAQKLQQKVSSVESLLRGSARGEGLGRSGSRDSLVRSSSRESLSLVGENEAQSSPAFDPPSDIESEAEDSPGSAESLSKEQLLNRLHRVERSLGNYRGKYSELVTAYRTVLRDKEKTQAILSQSQDKALRRIGELREELQMDQQAKKHLQEEFDAALEEKDQMISVLQTQVSLLKKRLQTSGAVLSSEVETSQSTDTVDANTDIQSPSKDDGSALNTAEGSGEPGSAVDLEALQKRIKRQESLLQRCKEMIRSSKERSAQLSSENEVLQQQLQERLQELEKMKELHTTEKTKLITQLGDAKNLIEQLEQDKGMVIAETKRQMHETLEMKEEEIAQLRSRLQQTLAQKDELQEQKEKSEKAAFEELERALGVAQRAEEARRQLQVSVEEQVKQVEKTSEEERRSLQQELTRVKQEVVTIMKKSSEDRIAEMERLHSEALANKEQELSAQIKQAVEQCREELLRSAQEREQQASLALEEAELQKAAIQTEGENKAKELQLELESTRTRIQELESCLGSTEKDSAKSDEHSVQLEELRKKHEAEIAALEEAHKQELEKTKTVEITALTQQHDAALEELVQKHKAEIESILKDKEEQFHSHVEDMNKKMLDKLSDKQTEIETLSSELSEVLNSKQQLEERLSAVETTSETTRQEFEDRLKEEQVKYQAEIEAMKQSFAEVEKMLKGEMNQLKIMLEEKEKALEEHVLKEMTLQEGSVQLEELRLREQSNKEALEKSRSQIGTLTEELQQTKNQVKDLEQTLEAMRNDSQEKEVCLEQKTSELQELMQKMEQVKRELLEKENLHEATCNKMQEEQNRLRKQLDDQKSSHEKKLENIRKDMDCKLKSQENKMEKLRQKHKEAQDKLKKQLQDQEENAKVELSKKAQEIELKDQQLKEKILEMAQASSEGLSTTMSDLEANHKEHLDKLQLTHKQEQEDLIRRWQEKLNQNEEELQETHAQSLQEKAQELEEISQLLSASREEKEQVMKDIQNLREELAMRETTVQKLQTELREAASKLESLSEGEGLLKRQAESMEKNLNQALNERSLLQDELRKAEETSKERLQSISEELVNTQQKLNMLETSKCKEGEDLQRKLEEKTAELQNKEKEFQTQLCAITKELKQCCQEAQAKLDGFSIDLCKKVEERVGELQSRVVDHLNKVTYLRNIILMKDNRISTLEKELQQALDENHNLKSSLDEVTLQLSSSSETLKALQIERESLQTDADNRSQGLSEKHLQMQQLCEEKEHISENLKANVLQLSNLESIINDLKTQLASSITEKEQAISLLNQQHSEDKERVTCQMGETVERLEKEKTSLQEQVDSLRNKFSELKKKFSQNHSTVKSLQDKVADMERQIATKDGQLQMLTASIDNHSITKSEMDQALNEKEQRVHALTSELESCSKKVCDLEEQLELRTKEREQLAADLQQHLTIRENEKIELMKQVQEAQDQSSQNGALMQKTEQSLQSLRKDVETAKQELESQRKDFEREKTDILRANEEAVKAAQEKASAETAGKVAELKKKAEQKIGMIRKQLTSQIEEKEKAIKALQTQLEAMKQIHNEKEQRIKALEETERSMEEATAKLKEEHAKHQQELQQKENEESQASLHNLKDIYEEKLAALRKDFSAKEEQSATAAIEASSRVGELETKLSESIEQIANYQTEVSRLKADLLEQTTRVQELQQTCLDLQEQIKEKQIDEVEKEHVSVQMSSSRLGMEPTALVAKENMHAIRNQDDWTSQKDLLVKEYEEKLQDLQQRLQEKENELKAQQSSPQENGETVNECLINNTNTSENDLQRKLVEAENEKQKLHKDFSRLQKDLRSLRKEHEKELEFLKKEMAEETEKKLKLEMEDMELKHNSALKQLMEEFNTQMALKEKELEGPVKETIEKAQGVEAELITTHGDEVSQLQKTIAQKEEDLNRMVQRYEQVLQSREVEMGDRVWEVQKELEELQQRSLSVPQGLEELKVQLAEKTTMLSEARLKEQEYHDRIHALEDKLRRSHKATVVTHLGSSYRDMSHNSADPFSEPTEFEYLRKVMFEYMMGRETKTMAKVITSMLKFPPDQAQKVLEHEDSRVLPWLR; from the exons ATGTTTAAGAAACTGAAGCAGAAGGTGATCGAGGAGCAGTCGCCTCAGCGGAGCAGCGCGCAG GTGAGTTCAGGAGAGAGGCGCGCTCATCTGCACCAAGATGCCCCGAACCCGGCCTCTCCCAACGACAGAGAG GGCATTAAAGCGGCCAGCAGCTCTCCGAGAGGCAGTGTGAACGGGGATGGAATCGCTTCTCCTCAG AAAGAGGAGTCTCAGTCTCTGGCCCAGAAGCTGCAGCAGAAGGTTTCTTCGGTGGAGTCTCTGCTCCGGGGTTCGGCCCGCGGTGAAGGGCTCGGACGCTCCGGCTCCCGGGACAGTCTGGTCAGAAGCTCCTCCAGAGAATCGCTCTCTCTCGTCGGAGAGAATGAGGCCCAGTCGTCGCCGGCGTTCGACCCTCCGTCGGACATCGAGAGCGAGGCGGAGGATTCGCCCGGCAGCGCAGAGAGTCTGTCTAAAGAGCAGCTCTTGAACCGCCTGCACCGGGTCGAGAGAAGCCTCGGGAACTACAGGGGGAAGTACTCCGAG ttggTTACAGCTTACCGAACCGTACTCCGGGATAAAGAGAAAACGCAG gCCATCCTCAGCCAGAGTCAAGATAAAGCCCTGAGAAGAATAGGAGAGCTCAGGGAG GAGCTTCAGATGGACCAGCAGGCCAAGAAACACCTGCAGGAGGAGTTTGATGCTGCTCTGGAGGAGAAGGACCAGATGATCAGTGTGCTTCAGACGCAA GTGTCTCTGTTGAAGAAGCGTCTGCAGACGTCTGGAGCTGTGCTTTCCTCTGAGGTAGAGACCTCTCAGTCCACAGACACGGTCGATGCAAACACTGACATTCAGAGCCCCTCGAAAGATGACGGCTCTGCGCTTAACACAG cagagggcagcggAGAGCCGGGCAGCGCGGTGGACCTTGAGGCTCTTCAGAAGCGAATCAAAAGGCAAGAGAGTCTCCTGCAGAGATGCAAAGAGATGATTCGATCCAGTAAAGAGCGCAGCGCTCAGCTGAGCAGCGAGAACGAGGTTTTACAGCAGCAGCTGCAGGAGAGACTGCAAGAGCTTGAGAAAATGAAG GAGCTGCACACTACAGAGAAGACGAAGCTGATCACGCAGCTGGGAGACGCCAAGAACCTCATCGAGCAGCTGGAGCAGGACAAG GGAATGGTCATTGCTGAAACCAAGCGTCAGATGCACGAGACTTTAGAGATGAAGGAAGAGGAGATCGCTCAGCTGCGCTCCAGACTCCAGCAGACCCTCGCTCAGAAAGACGAGCTGCAGGAGCAGAAAGAGAAATCAGAGAAAGCAG CGTTTGAAGAGCTGGAGCGAGCTCTAGGTGTGGCTCAGCGGGCGGAGGAGGCGCGCCGTCAGCTGCAGGTGAGCGTTGAGGAGCAGGTGAAGCAGGTGGAGAAGACCAGCGAGGAAGAGAGGAGAAGTTTGCAACAGGAGCTAACCAGGGTCAAACAGGAAGTGGTCACCATTATGAAG aaatCCTCAGAGGACAGGATAGCAGAAATGGAGCGGTTACATTCAGAGGCTTTGGCTAACAAAGAACAGGAACTGAGTGCCCAGATCAAACAAGCTGTG GAGCAGTGTCGGGAGGAATTGTTGAGGTCGGCACAGGAAAGAGAACAGCAGGCGTCTCTCGCTCTGGAAGAGGCAGAGCTTCAGAAAGCTGCAATTCAGACTGAGGGAGAGAACAAAGCCAAGGAACTACAGCTAGAGTTGGAGTCGACCAGAACA AGAATCCAAGAACTTGAGAGTTGTCTAGGTAGCACTGAAAAGGATTCTGCCAAGTCGGATGAACACTCTGTGCAACTGGAAGAGCTTAGAAAGAAACATGAGGCTGAAATAGCTGCTCTAGAAGAAGCACATAAGCAAGAGCTAGAAAAGACAAAGACAGTGGAGATAACAGCCCTTACCCAGCAGCATGATGCTGCTTTGGAGGAGCTTGTGCAGAAACATAAAGCAGAAATCGAATCTATACTGAAAGACAAGGAGGAACAGTTCCATTCCCACGTGGAAGACATGAACAAAAAGATGCTTGATAAACTGAGTGACAAACAAACCGAGATTGAGACCCTGTCTTCTGAGCTTAGTGAGGTACTGAATAGTAAACAGCAGTTAGAAGAAAGACTGTCCGCTGTGGAGACCACCAGTGAAACCACAAGACAAGAGTTTGAAGACAGACTCAAGGAAGAACAAGTAAAATATCAGGCTGAGATTGAAGCTATGAAACAGTCGTTTGCAGAGGTGGAGAAAATGCTGAAAGGAGAGATGAATCAGCTGAAGATTATGTTGGAGGAGAAGGAAAAAGCACTAGAGGAGCATGTGCTTAAAGAAATGACTTTGCAAGAAGGAAGTGTGCAGTTGGAGGAGCTCCGACTCAGGGAACAGTCAAATAAAGAGGCCCTTGAGAAATCAAGATCTCAGATAGGCACACTTACAGAAGAACTCCAGCAAACCAAGAATCAAGTGAAAGATCTTGAGCAAACCCTTGAGGCAATGCGTAATGATAGTCAGGAGAAAGAAGTGTGTCTTGAACAAAAGACAAGTGAACTTCAGGAACTTATGCAGAAGATGGAGCAAGTCAAGAGAGAACTATTGGAAAAAGAAAATTTGCATGAAGCTACCTGCAATAAAATGCAAGAGGAGCAAAACCGATTGAGAAAGCAGCTGGATGACCAGAAGAGTTCTCACGAGAAGAAACTTGAGAACATTAGGAAAGACATGGATTGCAAGCTGAAATCCCAGGAAAATAAGATGGAGAAATTAAGACAGAAACACAAAGAAGCACAGGACAAGTTGAAGAAGCAGCTTCAGGATCAAGAGGAGAATGCCAAAGTGGAGTTATCCAAGAAAGCTCAAGAGATAGAACTGAAAGACCAGCAACTAAAGGAGAAGATCCTTGAGATGGCGCAAGCAAGCTCTGAGGGCCTCAGCACCACCATGTCTGATTTGGAGGCCAATCACAAAGAGCACTTGGACAAGCTTCAGTTGACTCATAAACAGGAGCAGGAAGATCTTATCCGTCGCTGGCAGGAGAAACTCAACCAGAATGAGGAGGAGTTGCAAGAAACACATGCTCAGTCTTTGCAAGAAAAAGCCCAAGAGTTGGAGGAGATCTCTCAGCTGCTTTCGGCCAGCAGGGAAGAAAAGGAACAGGTTATGAAAGACATCCAGAACCTCAGGGAGGAGCTTGCCATGAGGGAAACCACCGTGCAAAAACTACAGACAGAGCTCAGGGAGGCTGCAAGCAAGCTAGAAAGTTTATCTGAAGGGGAGGGTTTACTTAAAAGACAAGCCGAATCCATGGAAAAGAATCTGAACCAGGCCTTGAATGAAAGAAGCCTTTTGCAGGACGAACTGAGAAAGGCTGAGGAGACTAGTAAGGAGAGATTGCAGAGTATATCTGAAGAGTTGGTAAACACCCAACAAAAGCTGAATATGCTAGAAACGTCCAAGTGTAAAGAGGGTGAAGATCTCCAGAGGAAACTTGAAGAAAAAACTGCTGAActccaaaataaagaaaaagagttCCAGACACAGTTGTGTGCCATCACAAAAGAATTGAAGCAGTGTTGTCAGGAAGCCCAGGCTAAGTTAGATGGGTTCTCTATTGACCTGTGTAAGAAAGTTGAGGAACGTGTTGGGGAGTTACAAAGCCGGGTCGTAGATCATCTGAATAAGGTCACATATCTACGAAATATTATCTTGATGAAGGACAACAGAATTAGCACTTTAGAGAAAGAACTTCAGCAGGCTTTGGATGAGAACCATAATCTAAAGAGCTCTCTTGATGAAGTGACACTTCAGTTAAGTTCAAGTTCAGAGACTCTTAAAGCCTTACAGATCGAAAGGGAGTCTCTGCAAACCGATGCAGATAATCGCTCCCAGGGACTTTCTGAGAAACACCTTCAAATGCAGCAGCTCTGTGAGGAAAAAGAACACATATCAGAAAATCTCAAAGCAAATGTTTTGCAACTCAGCAATCTAGAATCTATCATAAATGACTTGAAGACCCAGTTAGCAAGTAGCATAACTGAGAAAGAGCAAGCCATATCTCTGCTGAATCAGCAGCACAGTGAGGACAAGGAAAGAGTAACATGCCAGATGGGGGAGACGGTGGAAAGGCTAGAAAAAGAGAAGACCTCGCTTCAAGAGCAGGTAGACTCACTCAGGAATAAGTTCTCTGAGCTTAAAAAGAAGTTCAGTCAGAATCACAGCACTGTTAAATCTCTTCAAGATAAAGTTGCAGACATGGAGAGGCAGATTGCGACAAAGGACGGACAACTTCAGATGCTCACTGCCAGCATTGACAATCACTCCATTACCAAGTCCGAGATGGACCAGGCTCTTAATGAGAAAGAACAGAGGGTTCATGCCTTGACCTCAGAGCTAGAAAGCTGCTCAAAAAAAGTTTGTGATCTGGAGGAGCAGCTAGAGTTGCGGACAAAAGAGCGGGAACAGCTCGCAGCTGATTTGCAGCAGCACCTTACTATTAGGGAGAATGAAAAGATTGAGTTGATGAAGCAGGTGCAGGAAGCTCAGGACCAAAGCTCTCAAAATGGTGCCCTAATGCAGAAAACTGAGCAAAGTCTTCAGTCTTTGAGGAAAGACGTTGAAACTGCCAAGCAGGAACTGGAATCCCAGCGGAAAGACTTTGAGAGGGAGAAGACTGATATTCTGAGGGCGAATGAAGAGGCTGTGAAGGCAGCACAAGAAAAGGCATCCGCTGAAACGGCTGGTAAAGTAGCTGAGTTGAAGAAGAAGGCAGAGCAAAAGATCGGCATGATTCGTAAACAGTTGACGTCACAAATTGAGGAAAAGGAGAAGGCTATCAAAGCCTTGCAGACGCAGTTGGAAGCCATGAAGCAAATCCATAATGAAAAAGAACAACGTATAAAGGCTCTAGAGGAAACTGAGAGGTCAATGGAGGAGGCCACTGCAAAATTGAAGGAAGAGCATGCAAAACATCAACAGGAATTACAGCAGAAAGAAAACGAGGAAAGTCAGGCCTCTCTGCATAACTTAAAAGATATCTATGAAGAGAAGCTTGCTGCTCTTCGTAAAGACTTTTCTGCAAAAGAGGAGCAATCTGCTACTGCTGCTATAGAAGCTTCTTCAAGAGTTGGAGAGCTTGAAACCAAACTCTCAGAATCGATTGAGCAGATTGCAAACTACCAAACTGAGGTAAGTCGCCTTAAAGCAGACCTGCTTGAACAGACAACTCGAGTGCAGGAGCTGCAGCAGACTTGCTTGGATCTTCAAGAACAGATCAAGGAGAAACAGATTGATGAAGTTGAGAAGGAACATGTTTCTGTGCAAATGTCCAGCAGTAGATTGGGAATGGAGCCAACAGCGTTAGTGGCCAAGGAAAACATGCATGCTATCAGGAACCAAGATGATTGGACAAGTCAAAAGGACTTGTTGGTGAAAGAATATGAGGAGAAACTCCAAGATTTGCAGCAGAGGTtacaagagaaagaaaatgagctAAAAGCACAACAGAGTTCACCTCAAGAAAATGGCGAGACTGTTAATGAGTGCCTAATCAACAATACAAACACCTCAGAGAATGATCTTCAGAGAAAGCTAGTAGAGGCTGAGAACGAGAAGCAAAAGCTCCACAAAGATTTCTCCAGACTACAGAAAGACCTTCGGTCTCTAAGGAAAGAGCATGAGAAGGAGCTGGAATTCCTGAAGAAGGAAATGGCTGAGGAGACCGAGAAAAAGCTGAA GCTCGAAATGGAAGATATGGAATTGAAACACAATTCTGCTCTTAAGCAGTTGATGGAGGAGTTTAATACTCAGATGGCCCTGAAAGAAAAGGAACTGGAAGGTCCTGTGAAGGAAACCATTG AGAAAGCTCAGGGTGTTGAAGCTGAGCTTATAACTACACATGGAGATGAAGTCAGTCAGCTTCAGAAAACAATCGCTCAGAAGGAAGAAGACCTGAACAGAATGGTTCAGCGTTATGAACAGGTCCTTCAG AGTCGGGAGGTGGAGATGGGCGACCGCGTGTGGGAGGTGCAGAAGGAGTTAGAGGAGCTACAGCAGAGGAGTCTCAGTGTCCCTCAG gGTCTTGAAGAGCTAAAG GTTCAGCTTGCAGAAAAGACCACCATGTTGAGCGAGGCCAGGCTAAAAGAGCAGGAATACCACGACAGG ATTCATGCACTAGAAGACAAACTAAGACGCTCCCATAAAGCCACAGTGGTGACTCACCTGGGAAGCTCATATAGAG ATATGTCACACAACAGCGCGGACCCCTTCAGCGAGCCGACTGAATTCGAGTACCTCAGGAAGGTCATGTTTGAGTACATGATGGGAAGAGAGACAAAG ACAATGGCCAAAGTTATAACATCCATGCTGAAGTTTCCTCCGGACCAGGCGCAGAAGGTTCTGGAGCACGAGGATTCCCGTGTGCTG